A genome region from Candidatus Wallbacteria bacterium includes the following:
- a CDS encoding DUF3696 domain-containing protein: MSPVPRISGLTVKGFKSINLEKSIEIRPLTILAGANSSGKSSFLQPLLLLKQTLEASGDPGPLQLFGNHVRFTSTDQLLSRSSSKKQCNTFCITIKLSGGESLTNHFVKEDGKSLELNCMEYKSTNENFKIKMNMSNEDILKIIPEPWKDYQKTIKDNEVKWTVVRDRCFLEFAMVKDEASKHRFHYGPGISPSTLFLPHILSLIHLPGLRGNPQRTYSKTTGGPNFQGSFEQYVASVIAQWAVEKSAKLIKLGDNLEELGLAWKVTAKHIDDANIELKVGRLPHSKQGGAQDLVNITDVGFGVSQSLPVVVALLVAKPGQLVYLEQPEIHLHPLAQRRLAYILRDAAKRGVITVVETHSALLLREIQTLVTKEQISKNDVKLHWFTRDEDGYTTISSSDLDEFGSYGKWPEDFDQTELDAEKEYLDAVEIKQYNHDG, encoded by the coding sequence ATGTCTCCAGTCCCGAGAATATCAGGGCTTACTGTAAAAGGCTTTAAATCGATCAATCTCGAAAAAAGTATTGAGATTCGTCCTTTGACGATTCTTGCCGGAGCAAACAGTTCTGGTAAATCCAGCTTTTTACAACCTTTGCTATTGTTGAAACAAACACTGGAAGCTTCAGGTGATCCAGGACCTCTGCAATTGTTTGGCAATCACGTGCGTTTTACTTCGACAGACCAACTTCTTTCTCGTTCTAGTAGTAAAAAACAGTGTAATACATTTTGCATCACGATTAAATTAAGCGGTGGTGAATCACTAACCAACCATTTTGTAAAAGAAGATGGTAAGAGTCTTGAACTGAACTGCATGGAATATAAATCAACAAATGAGAATTTCAAAATCAAAATGAATATGTCTAACGAAGATATTCTAAAGATTATCCCAGAGCCTTGGAAAGACTATCAAAAAACTATAAAAGACAATGAAGTAAAATGGACTGTTGTGCGCGACAGATGCTTTTTAGAATTTGCTATGGTTAAGGATGAGGCATCTAAACACAGATTTCACTATGGTCCTGGTATTTCACCAAGCACATTGTTTCTACCACATATTCTAAGTTTGATTCACCTGCCAGGTTTACGAGGTAATCCTCAACGAACTTACTCTAAAACCACAGGTGGTCCAAATTTTCAAGGGAGTTTTGAGCAGTATGTTGCCAGTGTAATCGCTCAGTGGGCTGTAGAAAAAAGCGCAAAGCTAATTAAATTAGGAGATAATCTCGAAGAACTTGGTCTTGCCTGGAAAGTTACAGCCAAACACATAGATGACGCCAATATTGAGTTGAAAGTTGGTAGACTTCCACACAGCAAACAAGGTGGCGCACAAGATTTAGTCAATATTACAGATGTCGGTTTTGGCGTCTCTCAGTCTTTACCAGTGGTTGTAGCTTTATTGGTTGCTAAACCAGGCCAACTTGTCTATTTAGAACAGCCTGAGATACACTTACATCCTCTTGCCCAGCGTAGATTAGCCTATATCTTGCGTGATGCTGCAAAACGGGGCGTAATTACTGTTGTTGAAACTCATAGTGCATTGCTGCTTCGAGAAATTCAGACTCTTGTAACGAAAGAACAAATATCTAAAAATGACGTGAAACTGCATTGGTTTACACGTGATGAAGACGGTTATACGACAATCTCATCTTCTGATCTGGATGAATTTGGTTCTTATGGGAAATGGCCGGAAGACTTCGATCAAACTGAGCTTGATGCTGAAAAAGAATATCTCGATGCCGTGGAAATAAAACAATATAATCATGATGGTTAA
- a CDS encoding toll/interleukin-1 receptor domain-containing protein, with protein sequence MDQLSKPIIFFSHSSKDKDVLCRLKDLFVEKTGGSIDVFLSSDGQSIPLGKNWVHKVEEALNQAKLMFIFITPNSVRSSWVCFEAGFAYSKKIRVVPVGCLGTDIAAMNPPLSLLQGFNISNKDGLDNLIAISNDEFKHKHNLFFSENEYKEFMSNSSGSSSHPLGNYLQIVEDISVLINVRDFSLLCGESDVLERAKSSFKNFALESKDCINGIESFGISIKTYEGSFPKPIDFILDPNTIDKTLPCLIEIFKAIRADGINCIPINFVFSDGITCIEKRHKLTARLIDTDVVLETEDFLGFKNYSFLLSHFSKKVPFSNPQNPLYERGATYISIFPKKNNIYLEDVKELLDLLFSKGVFFDRLGKEIWNIDHYST encoded by the coding sequence GTGGATCAATTAAGCAAACCGATTATTTTCTTCAGCCACTCTTCAAAAGATAAAGATGTTTTATGCCGCCTTAAAGATTTGTTTGTCGAAAAAACTGGTGGATCTATTGATGTATTTCTATCGAGTGACGGACAAAGCATACCACTAGGGAAAAATTGGGTGCATAAGGTCGAAGAAGCGCTAAATCAGGCTAAACTGATGTTCATTTTTATTACACCTAATTCTGTACGGTCAAGCTGGGTTTGTTTTGAAGCGGGTTTTGCTTATTCAAAAAAGATTCGAGTTGTTCCTGTAGGATGCCTTGGTACAGATATTGCAGCTATGAATCCGCCACTCAGCCTGCTTCAAGGTTTCAACATTTCTAACAAGGACGGTCTTGATAATTTAATCGCAATTTCAAATGATGAGTTTAAGCACAAACACAATTTATTTTTTTCCGAGAATGAATACAAAGAGTTTATGTCAAATAGTAGTGGTTCTTCATCTCATCCATTAGGCAACTATTTACAAATTGTTGAAGATATTAGTGTGCTAATAAACGTAAGAGATTTCTCCTTATTATGCGGAGAATCAGATGTTTTAGAAAGAGCCAAATCATCGTTCAAGAATTTTGCTCTTGAATCAAAAGATTGTATTAACGGCATTGAAAGTTTTGGAATTTCGATAAAAACATATGAAGGCTCTTTTCCAAAACCGATTGATTTTATTCTCGACCCTAATACTATAGACAAAACTCTACCTTGTTTGATTGAAATATTTAAAGCCATTAGAGCGGATGGAATAAATTGTATTCCGATAAATTTTGTTTTTTCTGATGGAATTACTTGCATTGAAAAAAGACATAAACTTACTGCTCGCTTAATTGATACTGATGTAGTATTAGAAACAGAAGACTTCCTTGGGTTTAAAAACTATTCCTTTTTACTTTCACACTTTTCAAAAAAAGTTCCGTTTAGTAATCCCCAGAATCCACTATATGAAAGAGGAGCGACCTATATCTCTATTTTTCCAAAAAAAAATAATATTTATCTAGAAGATGTAAAAGAACTTTTAGATTTACTTTTCAGTAAAGGAGTATTTTTTGATCGGCTTGGTAAGGAAATTTGGAATATTGATCACTACTCGACATAG
- a CDS encoding M20/M25/M40 family metallo-hydrolase → MKYLFFFCAVVSFTAYASQQYLYTASPDDFDALTRSCPAWVELGDKMLILGDGPDMLIPSCGSKQQVEAPLYLAMSKDRPVADYLSSAKIYAAYRCFAVFSADPSALQDILRTQSYLFRVQALEFGQTVVTRRAVRSQEKADPEIQAVLDGINKDIVRDTLQKLVDYATRHTFSTKAGTIANDMRAAFEALGYKSEVVEFTSSGRTGYSIIARKPGTGQKKILVTAHLDSTSSGDAARLAPGADDNGSGSAGVLTIARAVRDMKLNQNVEFILFMGEEQGLLGSRAYVAKLAEDGAIAGVLNMDMIGYYGNDPDTVMLESLRFADPLVQELKASAEQYAGMKTEISYNAWGSDHEPFLSRNIPAVLTIENEWDSNPGYHNPKDTMENIRPDFMLKLIKINLATLLKLDQK, encoded by the coding sequence ATGAAATACCTGTTCTTTTTCTGTGCAGTCGTTTCATTCACCGCATATGCTTCGCAGCAATATCTATACACCGCCAGCCCTGACGATTTTGACGCATTGACCAGGTCCTGCCCGGCGTGGGTCGAACTCGGGGACAAAATGCTGATCTTAGGGGATGGTCCTGACATGCTGATTCCATCATGCGGGTCAAAGCAGCAGGTGGAAGCGCCCCTGTATCTCGCCATGAGCAAGGACAGGCCAGTGGCTGATTATCTCTCTTCCGCCAAAATCTACGCCGCATATCGATGTTTCGCCGTTTTCTCAGCAGACCCATCAGCGCTGCAGGACATTTTGCGGACCCAGAGCTACCTGTTCAGGGTTCAGGCCCTGGAATTCGGGCAGACCGTCGTAACCCGCAGAGCGGTCAGGTCTCAGGAAAAAGCCGACCCGGAAATTCAGGCAGTCCTGGATGGAATCAACAAGGACATTGTCAGGGATACCCTTCAGAAGCTCGTCGACTATGCGACAAGGCATACATTTTCCACAAAGGCCGGGACAATCGCCAATGACATGAGGGCTGCTTTCGAAGCCCTGGGATACAAATCCGAAGTCGTGGAATTCACGAGCAGCGGCAGGACCGGTTACAGCATCATCGCCAGAAAACCCGGAACAGGCCAGAAGAAAATTCTGGTCACTGCGCATCTGGACAGCACCTCTTCCGGGGACGCGGCCAGACTGGCACCCGGGGCAGACGACAACGGCAGCGGATCAGCAGGAGTGCTGACCATTGCCAGGGCTGTCAGGGACATGAAGCTCAACCAGAACGTGGAATTCATTCTTTTTATGGGCGAGGAGCAGGGCCTGCTCGGGAGCCGCGCCTATGTGGCGAAGCTGGCTGAAGACGGTGCCATTGCAGGGGTTCTCAACATGGACATGATCGGATATTACGGAAACGATCCGGACACAGTGATGCTTGAATCTCTCAGGTTCGCCGACCCTCTTGTGCAGGAGCTGAAGGCGTCTGCCGAGCAGTATGCGGGTATGAAAACCGAGATAAGCTACAATGCCTGGGGATCAGACCATGAGCCGTTCCTGAGCAGGAACATTCCGGCAGTGCTCACCATCGAAAATGAATGGGACAGCAATCCCGGATACCACAATCCCAAAGATACGATGGAAAACATCAGGCCAGACTTCATGCTCAAGCTGATCAAAATCAATCTGGCGACTCTGCTGAAACTCGATCAGAAGTAA
- a CDS encoding prephenate dehydrogenase/arogenate dehydrogenase family protein produces MTKLEELRIKIREIDKELVGLISERLKLASEIGEKKQKHGIPLRDFTVEKNVIDNAAAEACKKNVPDELVKNIMQMLISESCIRQEQLHYSAYSGGREKILVIGGLGGMGRWLCHFFQSQGHSVTVYDLQKSDSEFRQCDSMEEGLENSTCAVLSVSIDATPELIKKITDFKYTGVVFDITSLKALLLEPITEAVRKGIAYTSIHPMFGPNARTLSDKIICFCRCGSSAADRKVEGFFAETSVSRIQLPLLEHDRLAACVLGLSHIINIIFAKTLLNSGFTHAELLKIASTTFISQMVTTESVIRENPELYYSIQKNNPFRSELYDHLSSAVAEVTGTVQDGRREEFVRIMQEARAWMENS; encoded by the coding sequence ATGACAAAGCTGGAAGAATTGAGAATAAAAATCCGCGAAATCGACAAGGAACTCGTAGGTCTGATCTCGGAACGACTGAAACTGGCTTCGGAAATCGGAGAAAAGAAGCAGAAACATGGCATCCCTTTAAGGGATTTCACTGTGGAAAAAAACGTGATAGATAACGCCGCAGCCGAAGCCTGTAAAAAGAACGTCCCTGACGAACTCGTGAAAAACATCATGCAAATGCTGATCAGTGAATCGTGCATCAGGCAGGAGCAGCTTCATTATTCGGCATACAGCGGCGGCAGGGAAAAAATTCTCGTGATCGGAGGTCTTGGAGGGATGGGGAGATGGCTCTGCCATTTTTTCCAGAGCCAGGGCCACAGTGTTACAGTCTATGACCTGCAGAAAAGCGATTCGGAATTCCGGCAATGCGATTCTATGGAAGAAGGCCTGGAAAATTCCACATGTGCAGTGCTTTCAGTATCCATCGACGCCACCCCGGAGCTGATCAAAAAAATCACTGATTTCAAGTACACCGGCGTGGTCTTCGACATCACCAGTCTCAAAGCTCTTCTGCTGGAACCTATTACGGAAGCAGTCCGAAAAGGGATCGCCTATACCAGCATTCACCCGATGTTCGGTCCGAATGCCAGGACCCTGTCGGACAAGATAATCTGCTTCTGCAGATGCGGAAGCAGCGCAGCAGACAGAAAAGTAGAAGGATTTTTCGCGGAAACATCTGTTTCCAGAATCCAACTGCCTCTTCTTGAGCACGACCGTCTGGCAGCCTGCGTGCTGGGGCTTTCCCATATCATCAACATCATTTTTGCGAAAACTCTGCTGAATTCCGGTTTCACCCATGCCGAACTTTTGAAAATTGCCAGTACCACCTTTATCTCCCAGATGGTTACGACTGAAAGTGTAATCAGGGAAAACCCGGAATTGTATTATTCGATTCAGAAGAACAACCCGTTCAGAAGCGAACTTTACGATCATCTGTCCAGCGCTGTGGCAGAAGTAACCGGAACAGTTCAGGACGGGCGCAGGGAAGAATTTGTCCGCATCATGCAGGAAGCCAGGGCCTGGATGGAGAACTCATGA
- the trpC gene encoding indole-3-glycerol phosphate synthase TrpC, with product MNILEEIIAHKKEEVAEQRRLLPLESIKSTIKPVTSRFGEILSSKSSIRIIAEIKRKSPTAGIIRDDFDPAELALLYQSGGAAAISVLTDELFFGGSPAVFKEIRKTSILPLLRKEFIIDEYQIYESCLLQADAVLLIAAILEGPVLRHFITLANQLGLSSLVEVHDPAELQKALHCGARIIGINNRDLKTFRTDLKISLKLKKLIPPGFIAVSESGIKDRSDLLELEKAGFQAALIGETLMRSENIPKTLSELLGAT from the coding sequence TTGAATATTCTGGAAGAAATCATTGCCCATAAAAAGGAAGAAGTGGCCGAACAGCGCAGACTGCTGCCGCTCGAATCTATTAAATCTACGATTAAGCCGGTAACGAGCAGGTTCGGAGAAATCCTGTCCTCAAAATCTTCGATCAGGATCATCGCTGAAATCAAGCGTAAATCTCCCACTGCAGGCATCATCAGGGATGACTTCGATCCGGCTGAACTGGCTTTACTTTATCAGTCTGGAGGAGCTGCCGCGATTTCAGTGCTGACCGACGAGTTGTTTTTCGGGGGTAGTCCGGCAGTTTTCAAGGAGATCCGGAAAACATCCATCCTGCCGCTTTTACGGAAGGAATTCATCATCGATGAATACCAGATCTATGAGTCCTGCCTGCTCCAGGCTGATGCAGTGCTGCTGATTGCAGCTATTCTTGAGGGTCCTGTACTCCGCCATTTCATCACTCTGGCGAATCAGCTTGGTCTCTCCTCACTTGTAGAAGTTCATGATCCGGCTGAGCTTCAGAAAGCCCTGCACTGCGGTGCCAGGATCATCGGGATCAACAACCGCGACCTGAAAACATTCCGGACTGACCTGAAAATCTCCCTGAAACTTAAGAAGCTGATTCCGCCGGGTTTCATTGCAGTCAGCGAGTCTGGTATCAAAGACAGGTCCGATCTGCTGGAACTTGAAAAGGCCGGATTCCAGGCTGCCCTGATCGGTGAAACCCTGATGAGATCTGAAAACATTCCCAAGACCTTGTCGGAATTGCTGGGGGCAACATGA
- a CDS encoding phosphoribosylanthranilate isomerase yields the protein MTRVKICGITSVEDALFCSEAGADALGFIFAQSRRRISPEAAASIIRKLPPLITVVGVFLNQSQDEVKKTSAICGLDVIQLHGDENPEFCAGLGRRVIKRIAVAEIDSSPELLKKIKSYSGCTILLDPGCGDGRLFDWKKAENLEVPVIIGGGLTPQNVGSAIRALKPYGVDVATGVEKSPGVKNPELVRSFIAEVRKW from the coding sequence ATGACCAGGGTCAAGATCTGCGGAATCACTTCGGTAGAAGATGCCCTGTTCTGTTCCGAAGCAGGGGCAGACGCCTTGGGATTCATCTTCGCACAATCCAGGCGCCGGATAAGTCCTGAAGCCGCTGCGTCCATCATCAGAAAACTTCCTCCCCTGATTACGGTTGTCGGAGTATTCCTGAATCAATCTCAGGATGAAGTGAAAAAAACCTCCGCAATCTGCGGCCTGGACGTGATCCAGCTGCACGGCGATGAAAACCCCGAGTTCTGTGCCGGGCTTGGCAGGAGAGTGATCAAGCGCATCGCTGTGGCGGAAATCGATTCCAGTCCTGAACTACTTAAAAAAATCAAGAGCTATTCCGGATGCACTATCCTGCTTGACCCTGGCTGTGGAGACGGCAGGTTATTCGACTGGAAAAAAGCTGAAAACCTCGAAGTCCCGGTCATAATAGGCGGTGGCCTTACCCCTCAGAATGTCGGATCAGCAATCAGGGCTCTTAAACCCTATGGGGTTGATGTGGCTACAGGCGTAGAAAAATCACCGGGCGTTAAGAATCCGGAACTTGTCAGAAGCTTCATCGCGGAGGTCAGAAAATGGTGA
- the aroC gene encoding chorismate synthase gives MLRFLTAGESHGTGLTVIVEGLPAGLPVSAELIDNELRRRQLGYGRGKRMEIEHDAALIQSGVRNGLTLGSPVSIFIQNLDHGKWTEIMKVSEGISGVPVTLPRPGHADLAATLKYGFTDIRNSLERASARETAARVAAGAVFKQLLSQFGITVSSHTVKIVDTIIREVKLSFNQAEDSLLRCLDPDAELEMISAIDNAAKSGDSLGGVSEISAAGMIPGLGSHVHFDRRLDSRIAAALMSIPSVKGVEIGPAFENAGKCGSEVHDEIFHDRQKGFFRRQNRAGGVEGGISNGEPIVVRLAVKPIPTLQKPLATVDIKTLEPGKAFRDRADTCVVPAVGVIGEAMLAYVLADAFLEKFGCDCLEDIKKAYDSYLKRIASD, from the coding sequence ATGCTCAGATTTTTGACAGCCGGCGAATCTCACGGAACTGGTTTGACGGTAATTGTGGAAGGTCTTCCTGCAGGTCTGCCTGTCTCCGCTGAACTCATCGATAATGAACTCAGGCGCAGGCAGCTCGGTTACGGTCGGGGCAAGCGCATGGAAATCGAACACGATGCCGCGCTGATCCAGTCCGGCGTGCGGAATGGTTTAACCCTCGGTTCGCCTGTTTCCATCTTCATCCAGAACCTGGATCACGGTAAATGGACTGAAATAATGAAAGTCTCCGAAGGTATCTCAGGAGTTCCTGTTACTCTTCCCAGACCTGGCCATGCGGATCTTGCCGCAACCCTGAAATACGGTTTTACAGATATCCGCAATTCCCTGGAACGGGCTTCAGCTCGTGAGACTGCGGCCAGAGTAGCTGCTGGTGCTGTTTTCAAACAGCTGCTGTCGCAATTCGGCATCACTGTAAGTTCCCACACTGTTAAAATCGTAGACACAATTATCAGGGAAGTGAAATTGAGCTTCAATCAGGCTGAAGATTCGCTCCTTCGCTGTCTGGATCCGGATGCAGAGCTCGAAATGATTTCAGCCATTGATAATGCCGCGAAATCAGGCGACTCTTTAGGCGGGGTTTCGGAAATATCGGCTGCTGGAATGATTCCTGGACTCGGCAGTCATGTGCATTTCGACCGCAGGCTGGACAGCCGCATCGCAGCAGCCCTGATGTCGATTCCATCCGTCAAGGGCGTGGAAATCGGACCTGCCTTTGAAAATGCCGGAAAATGCGGTTCTGAAGTACATGATGAGATCTTCCATGACAGGCAGAAAGGATTTTTCCGCAGACAGAATCGCGCAGGCGGAGTTGAAGGCGGAATCTCCAATGGCGAACCGATCGTAGTCCGCCTGGCAGTCAAGCCGATTCCGACGCTGCAAAAACCGCTGGCTACTGTTGATATCAAGACCCTGGAACCGGGCAAAGCCTTCCGCGACCGGGCCGACACCTGCGTAGTCCCTGCAGTAGGCGTGATCGGTGAAGCCATGCTCGCCTATGTCCTCGCAGACGCCTTTTTGGAAAAATTCGGCTGTGACTGCCTGGAAGATATCAAAAAAGCCTATGACAGCTATCTGAAGCGAATCGCTTCAGACTGA
- the trpD gene encoding anthranilate phosphoribosyltransferase — MNIREAIRAVTERHDLTIEEACSSALEIMEGHATDAQIAALLIGLNMKGIQPSEITGFALAMRDKATKIEIPRTDLIDTCGTGGDMSGTFNISTVSAFVAAGAGCCVMKHGNRSVSSGCGSADLLEKLGVKLDALPEKLKACAENAGIAFLFAPSLHKAMKYAVGPRKEIGVRTIFNVLGPLTNPAGARRQLIGVFNRDLTLVVGEVLKNLGSAHCLIVHGTDGLDEITLTGNTAVCELKNGGIREFLINPLEFGFELSGRDELKGGDSTRNAEITLEILSGRPGPARDIVLLNAGAAIYVSGKVPDIARGVEAARVSIDSGRAAFALKKLRELSN, encoded by the coding sequence ATGAACATCCGTGAAGCTATCAGAGCAGTCACAGAGCGACACGATCTGACGATTGAAGAAGCCTGCTCATCGGCGCTCGAAATCATGGAAGGACATGCTACAGATGCCCAGATTGCAGCCCTGCTGATCGGCCTGAATATGAAAGGCATCCAGCCTTCGGAAATCACCGGCTTCGCCCTCGCCATGCGGGACAAGGCTACAAAAATCGAAATTCCCCGTACCGATCTGATCGATACCTGCGGAACAGGCGGAGACATGTCAGGCACATTCAATATCTCCACTGTCTCGGCTTTTGTGGCGGCCGGGGCGGGATGCTGCGTGATGAAACACGGCAACCGCTCGGTTTCCAGTGGTTGCGGCAGCGCGGATCTCCTGGAAAAACTCGGAGTGAAACTGGATGCTTTGCCGGAAAAACTGAAAGCCTGCGCAGAAAATGCAGGCATCGCCTTTCTGTTTGCTCCGTCCCTGCATAAAGCCATGAAATACGCGGTCGGACCTCGCAAGGAAATCGGAGTACGCACGATTTTCAACGTGCTTGGCCCTCTCACCAATCCGGCAGGTGCCAGACGCCAGCTGATCGGAGTTTTTAACAGGGACCTGACCCTGGTTGTGGGTGAAGTGCTCAAAAACCTGGGATCAGCTCATTGTCTGATCGTGCATGGCACAGACGGGCTGGATGAGATCACCCTGACTGGCAATACTGCTGTCTGCGAGCTGAAAAACGGCGGAATCAGAGAATTCCTCATCAATCCGCTGGAATTCGGATTCGAACTGTCTGGGCGTGATGAACTGAAAGGCGGAGACAGCACGAGAAACGCAGAGATCACTCTGGAAATACTTTCGGGTAGACCGGGTCCTGCCAGAGACATTGTGCTTCTGAATGCCGGGGCCGCAATCTATGTAAGCGGAAAAGTGCCGGACATCGCCCGGGGAGTCGAAGCTGCCAGGGTTTCCATTGACTCCGGCAGAGCAGCGTTTGCTCTGAAAAAACTCCGGGAGCTCTCCAATTGA
- a CDS encoding shikimate dehydrogenase yields MLYTGIIGYPLAVTFSPVMQQAAFSHLGIEGVYQRFPVPAQKLKDAVFGLAALGFRGVNVTAPHKEAVYRLLQLLSPEAEAVGAVNTILFGERMQGFNTDVHGFRESLRIMDIGLQGRSVLLIGSGGAARSCGYVIKNLKPANFMITNRTASRAKNLASALSAEPVPYDLLDSCASHADLVVNSTSEDMLAMIKKFKSGAVYYDLNYRFPARDCRGFRAVNGLLMLALQGAESFRIWTGQPAPLEIMKKALESVSCSDF; encoded by the coding sequence ATGCTCTACACAGGCATCATAGGTTATCCCCTTGCAGTGACTTTTTCACCTGTCATGCAGCAGGCAGCCTTTTCCCATCTAGGGATTGAAGGCGTCTACCAGCGCTTTCCCGTGCCGGCCCAGAAACTGAAAGACGCTGTCTTTGGTCTTGCGGCTTTAGGCTTCCGAGGGGTAAACGTGACTGCCCCGCATAAGGAAGCTGTGTATCGGTTACTTCAGCTTCTTAGTCCTGAAGCTGAAGCTGTCGGTGCAGTGAACACCATCCTTTTTGGCGAGCGGATGCAGGGATTTAACACTGATGTCCATGGATTCCGCGAATCGCTGAGAATCATGGATATTGGTCTGCAGGGCAGGTCGGTTCTGCTGATCGGCTCCGGAGGTGCGGCCAGGTCCTGCGGTTATGTGATCAAAAATCTGAAGCCCGCGAATTTCATGATCACCAACCGCACAGCTTCCCGGGCTAAAAATCTGGCTTCAGCTCTTTCCGCCGAACCTGTTCCGTATGATCTGCTTGACTCATGCGCGTCCCATGCCGACCTGGTGGTGAACTCCACTTCTGAGGACATGCTGGCAATGATTAAGAAATTCAAGTCAGGCGCTGTCTATTATGACTTGAATTACAGGTTCCCGGCACGGGACTGCAGGGGATTCAGGGCAGTGAACGGACTATTGATGCTGGCACTTCAGGGTGCGGAGTCGTTTCGCATCTGGACTGGACAGCCGGCACCGCTCGAAATCATGAAAAAAGCATTGGAGAGTGTATCATGCTCAGATTTTTGA